Proteins encoded within one genomic window of Choristoneura fumiferana chromosome 28, NRCan_CFum_1, whole genome shotgun sequence:
- the LOC141443808 gene encoding kanadaptin: MKMEETTAELEAPQPKVETEFKKPVLIGRIGKLPKRAKSEVDKAPPEIQKAETSPKASEPSPKSNLPPAVLLKEISTPIPYKEPKWSGLCPDGSDYALEVLKSGMIVEKVDLTTKSYYVFGRLANSDVIMAHPTISRHHAVLQYKAFAEAEEPPSGWYLFDLGSTHGTHLNGEKLKPQHYTRVRVGHQIKFGNSTRTYIMLGPDFDCEGESELTVTEIKKRAENMKQERERMIREAVEQRERDRAEEERKREEQGIDWGMGEDAEEEPDLADNPYATTNNEELFIQDPKKTLRGYFEREGHELTYDCDERGPGQFLCRVELPIEDARGQPVVAEVLHRGKKKEAVVACALAACRALDRAGVLRQATHEPRRRKQREWADDDSDDDTFLDRTGAVESKRDRRRREKDSAPLTYDTLLEQIKELEGKLRSEQECLERLRAAKNSPEDIEDYMQALPRGGTMAHKAEISKTRMSISKLQRSCLRRRRLADLARPAARPAAPPPPQPRLRVANSVVYGKRIRLKEDKKPKPKPQTQEEKEFVEEMDSDEEPEQKTERTIDKPENNMAIDTEPSTDNTEQPIDKTATDATETEVTEAKKEVKRVFGPMRPPENYVIPESYFNQESDRDLPEITEE; encoded by the exons ATGAAAATGGAGGAAACTACGGCTGAATTGGAAGCGCCTCAGCCAAAGGTTGAAACTGAATTTAAAAAGCCTGTTCTCATCGGCCGCATTGGAAAACTGCCTAAAAGGGCTAAAAGTGAAGTAGATAAAGCTCCCCCGGAGATCCAGAAGGCCGAGACTAGTCCAAAGGCGTCAGAACCGAGCCCAAAAAGCAACCTGCCACCCGCTGTACTATTGAAAGAAATAAGCACACCTATACCATATAAAGAGCCGAAATGGTCAGGGCTCTGTCCTGATG GTTCAGACTATGCGCTAGAGGTGCTCAAATCAGGAATGATTGTGGAGAAAGTGGATCTCACAACAAAGTCTTACTATGTGTTTGGACGTCTGGCCAACTCTGATGTGATCATGGCCCATCCTACTATATCCAG GCATCATGCTGTACTCCAGTACAAGGCGTTCGCGGAGGCCGAGGAGCCACCTTCGGGCTGGTACCTCTTCGACCTCGGCAGCACCCACGGCACCCACCTCAACGGGGAGAAGCTAAAGCCTCAGCACTACACCCGGGTGCGCGTCGGACACCAGATCAAGTTCGGGAACAGCACCCGCACCTATATTATGCTG GGTCCAGATTTCGATTGCGAAGGCGAATCAGAGCTGACAGTGACCGAGATAAAGAAGAGAGCGGAAAATATGAAGCAAGAGCGAGAGAGGATGATACGCGAGGCCGTGGAACAGAGAGAGAGGGACCGAGCCGAGGAGGAGAGGAAAAGAGAGGAGCAGGGGATCGACTGGGGCATGG GCGAGGATGCAGAAGAGGAGCCGGACCTTGCGGACAACCCGTACGCGACCACAAACAACGAGGAGCTGTTCATCCAGGACCCCAAGAAGACCCTGCGCGGGTACTTCGAGCGGGAGGGGCACGAGCTCACTTACGACTGCGACGAGCGCGGCCCCGGACAGTTCCTCTGCAG GGTGGAGCTGCCGATAGAGGACGCTCGCGGGCAGCCGGTGGTGGCGGAGGTGTTACACCGCGGGAAGAAGAAGGAGGCCGTCGTCGCGTGCGCGCTCGCCGCCTGCCGCGCGCTGGACCGCGCCGGCGTGCTGCGCCAGGCCACGCACG AGCCGCGCCGGCGCAAGCAGCGCGAGTGGGCTGACGACGACAGCGACGACGACACGTTCCTGGACCGCACCGGCGCCGTCGAGAGCAAGCGGGACCGCCGCCGGCGAGAAAAGGACAGCGCGCCGCTCACATACGACACGCTG CTGGAGCAAATCAAAGAGCTTGAAGGCAAGCTGCGCTCAGAGCAGGAATGCTTGGAGCGCCTGCGCGCCGCCAAGAACAGCCCCGAGGATATCGAAGACTACATGCAGGCGCTGCCGCGGGGCGGCACTATGGCCCACAAGGCAGAGATATCCAAGACCAGG ATGAGCATAAGCAAGCTGCAGCGGAGCTGTCTGCGCCGGCGGCGGCTGGCCGACCTGGCGCGGCCAGCGGCGcggcccgccgcgccgccgccgccgcagccccGGCTCCGGGTGGCCAACTCTGTCGTCTACGGGAAA AGAATACGCTTAAAAGAAGACAAGAAACCAAAGCCCAAGCCCCAGACGCAAGAGGAAAAAGAATTCGTAGAAGAAATGGACTCGGACGAGGAACCTGAGCAGAAAACAGAGCGGACCATAGACAAACCAGAAAACAATATGGCCATAGACACAGAACCATCCACAGATAACACAGAACAACCCATAGACAAAACAGCCACAGATGCAACGGAAACCGAAGTGACAGAAGCGAAAAAAGAAGTAAAGAGAGTGTTTGGTCCGATGCGGCCGCCGGAAAATTACGTTATTCCGGAAAGTTATTTCAATCAGGAATCTGATAGGGATCTTCCCGAAATTACTGAAGAGTAA